Proteins encoded together in one Glandiceps talaboti chromosome 11, keGlaTala1.1, whole genome shotgun sequence window:
- the LOC144442772 gene encoding lactadherin-like, translating to MTTRNWNSGEPDNARNSQHCVELSTNVVGKWNDVECSQIIGFICEKGDDINCVSNPVGMESGQIKDSQITASSTRSAHTTTYQPERGRLNFSGSGADCWSADKNSIGQWLQVDLIDSRKVTKVATQGRGDGSQWVTSYKLSYGDGSTWHTVLEDSGIAKIFRGNSDKSTIMSHALNEKSFTARYVRFVAETWYKHISLRVEIYAC from the exons ATGACAACAAG AAACTGGAATTCTGGAGAACCTGATAATGCTAGAAATAGTCAACACTGTGTAGAACTATCTACCAACGTGGTCGGAAAATGGAATGACGTTGAATGCTCCCAAATAATTGGCTTCATTTGTGAAAAAGGAGACGATATCA ACTGCGTAAGTAATCCTGTTGGTATGGAAAGTGGACAAATAAAAGATTCTCAGATTACAGCTAGCAGTACCAGATCAGCCCATACTACTACTTATCAGCCGGAACGTGGACGCCTGAACTTTTCTGGGTCAGGCGCAGATTGTTGGAGCGCAGACAAAAATTCAATTGGACAATGGCTTCAGGTTGACTTGATAGATTCCAGAAAGGTCACCAAAGTGGCAACCCAG GGTCGTGGAGATGGCAGTCAATGGGTAACTTCGTACAAGCTGAGCTATGGTGATGGTAGTACATGGCACACAGTACTTGAGGACAGTGGAATTGCAAAG ATCTTTAGAGGAAATTCGGACAAATCCACTATCATGTCTCACGCCCTCAACGAGAAGTCATTCACAGCCCGCTATGTTCGATTTGTAGCCGAGACATGGTATAAGCATATTTCTCTGAGAGTTGAAATATATGCATGCTAA